The genomic DNA GTTGTTGGGTCAAGTCCCTGCCAGGTTAAGGGCTGGATTACCCCTGAACAAGTTACCAACTCCCATTGCTTATAacttcaccccacggagtggaagtgaagtattgttttttttgtgtgtctgtttgtttgtttgtttgtttgtgcttccacttgcacttgccaatatgaccaacagaggccgccagaggcttgttgcatgaatggggtgaagtcttccatctctgattgccttattgttaattggacactcaccCAAATCAAATGTGCAGATCATCAGTCAAAATGGTTCTATATTGTAGAATCATAGATTTTGTGAAAATACATGGTTATTATCCATCACCTTCATCTTGACTTTCTTTTCTGCTGCTACACTGTAAATGTGTCCATCGTGGGACGAATAATAATTATCTTCTTTTACGAAAAAGCACTgttcaaatgtttaaaacaagTTCCTTCATTGtataaaaaaactacaaagtgttttttattgttgtttttagtcaCATTAAAGCAGATAACCATCTGTAATTATGATTAATgcacaaagactcaaacatttttgttcaaaGTTGTTACCAGGAAAATAAAACCCTTTATAAAGACGCGCTGTAAAAATATAGAATTCATATTTAATGTTAATTATCCATGAAATCTGTTGCATATAACATCAATTACTCTTATTCATttgattaatatttgttttctgtgttgttgatgtgtttattttttattctttgctcATGAACTGCATGTattatcaaattattattaaaagattattttccttTCTTGTAGAAAAAGAACAAGATATTACATTGAAATACCacctaactaactaactaactaactaattagCTAGCTAACTGACTAACTACAAGCTAGCaaactagctagctagcttgATAAGAGACttactattttaaaaaataaacagcagaaaCACATTTATAGAGAAACCTTTtttgttcaggtttttgaaTTTAGGACAACCTTAAATcctaaattgtattttaaattttaactCTTTAGGGAGTAGAAGAAGAATGAGATGTATAATTGCCACAAAAtgtccgacttcctgttgatTCAGAGCATGAGTCTTAAagactttttaatttattttgcttGTATTGACCTGATACTATTCTTATATTGAATGTGGTTCTTCTTGGACTAACATGTTGCAGGTGAAGACTTTAGGGGGCGCTGTTGAGCCATGGAATGAATTTTGGTCAAAGTGTCATGAGTTTTTGAACACAATCCAGATGCGAATCTGTGATTCGGACTCAAAATTGTTGACTTCATGTTGGATTTAGAAAATGGCTACAAGAGACAAGGTTTTAACTAATGaatattcttttgttttagGGAAGTTAAGGGAAATAAAATTGATTTTAGGAAGGCTGTTTGGGTTTCAAACCTGtataaacataaatgtgtttcagtTTTGCTCAGTCACAATATCTACGTGAGTCAAAATGTctacaacaacacatttatgttaAACATCTTTATAGGgctttctgggtttttttcagctttttaaatgtgaatattttctggtttctttgttccatttaacaaagacattttggtttgtggactaaaacaagacgtttgagaacatcatcatttttccgGACCAAATCAAGTACTTGACCTGATTAGTGGAGAAAATAATGGGCAGATTAGTGAAGTATGATCTCCATCTTTACATTAATaacttttactgtgaaactaTTATGCAGAAGTGTAGAAACATCCAGAACCTTCTGGAGAAGTTGGGGCTTTATCTCAGAGTCTTCATCTGCAGCCTATCACAGGCTGCTGCTCCCTCAGGGCGGTGGTGGccttcaaacatttaaaaagacgcCGGTGTTGAACTGAAGCTCTACTCAGCTTCTTATTCTTTTaacacaaggggaaaaaaacacctaaGAGCAGTCATGGTTGTCTGGACTGAATCAGAGCTCAGCATCATCAACAGCATCTTCTCCAGCCTGGACTATGAGGACATCGGCCCCAAGGCTCTGTGCAGGTACACACAACTTTATACTTTTTGACAAATTCtctgtattttcttattttaacacATGACAATTGTTTCTTCTCAGATGTCTGATCGTTTACCCCTGGACTCAGAGGTATTTCGGTGGCTTTGGTAACCTCTACAATGCCGCTGCCATCAAGGGCAACCCCAACATCACAGCGCACGGAATCAAGATACTCCACGGTCTGGACCGCGCTGTGAAGAACATGGACAGCATCAAGGAAACCTATGCCGAGCTGAGCACCCTGCACTCTGAGAAGCTGCACGTCGACCCCGACAACTTCACGGTAAAGTTTAATCACACACTTCTTTcatatttttccatttattaCTCCAAATCCAAAATAGTCATGCATGAAACTTTGTTCTACAGCTGCTGGCCGACTGTTTGACCATCGAAATCGCTGCCAAACTGGGAGAAGACTTCCCCGCAGAGACCCAGGGCACCTTCCAGAAGTTCCTGGCTGTGGTGGTGAATGCTCTGGGTAAACAGTACCACTGAACGTGCTGAAGCCCCCAACACCTGGAGAAGATCCTCAACATCTGACTCAGTTATGTGTCATGTATCCTCTTCAGTGAGAAATAAAAAGGCAATTCAACCAATAATGTAGCtggttttctctttctttcttatgttatgttgtgtcgaaacatttgtataaatgtattttggTTACTTAATGTCTATATAGTATTCTATTGGTATAATGGGAAGTCCATAGCCAAGTGGAAAGAGGGTTGTTGGGTCAAGTCCCTACCCAGGTTAAGGGCTGGATTACCCCTGAACAAGTTACCAACTCCCATTGCTTATTGTTAATTAGACACTCAGCCAATTCAAATGTGCAGATCATCAAAAATTATGTTTGTATAGTCTTAAGAGTCAAAATTGTTCTATTTTGTCGAATCATAGATTTTgtgaaaatacatgtttattacCCATCACCTTCACCTTGACTTCCACTGCAAATGTGCCCGTTTCGGCACTAATAATTATAATCTTATTTTTAGGACAAATCAcagttcaaatatttaaaataattttgtataaaaaatgaaatgtttttatttttgtttttagtcaCATTAATACATTAAGACTCAAACGTTTTTGTTAAAAGTTGTTACCAGGGCAATAAAACCCTTTATAAAGACACACTGTAAAACTATAgcatttaatgttaatgttgtgcGCTCATGTACTGCAGGTATTATGAAATAATTATTGAAAGATTAACCTttcttgtaaaaaaagaaagaagaaagggaATATTAAAATCCAATGTGGGAAGATATTACACAGAAATACttaataactaactaactaattaaaAAACTAACTAGCTAACCAACTACAAGCTGGCAAACTATCTAGCTTGATAAACTACTtactatttaaaaatataaaccgCAGAAACCCATTTAAAAagttcaaatgtaaaataaaatgtattaaagttttaaaaaaattcaaaaacctgaacaaatttttttgtgcataaatgtgtttctgctgtttatatttttaaaataataagtcTGTTATCAAGCTACCTAGCTAGCTAGTTTCCTAGCTTGTAGTGGGTTAGCTGAGTAGTTCTATAGTTAGTTAGTATTTCTGTTCTGACCCAGAAGAACCAAACTCAATAAAAAtagtatacattttttttttttttttttttattttgtccatgGAAGAGATGAGCGACACATCACTGAGTCAGATGTTGAGGATCTTCTCCAGGTGTTGGAGGCTTCAGTACGTTTAGTAGTACTGTTTTCCCAGAGCATTCACCACCACAGCCAGGAACTTCTGGAAGGTGGCCTGGGTCTCTGGGGTAAAGTCTTCTCCCATTTTGCTAGCGATGACGATGGTCAGACAGTCGGCCAGCAGCTGTAGAAGAAAGAAGAATTCATGACTTTCGTAGTTTATGTTTTCCTACACACAGATTTAACGTGGGAAGCTCAATGTAAGATGAATATCAAACGGAATGTACTACAAAATCTGAAACTTTACATTAAAGTTGTCGGGGTCGACGTGCAGCTTCTCAGAGTGCAGGGTGCTCAGCTCAGCGTAGGTTCCCTTGATGTTGTCCATGTTCTTCACAGCGCGGTCCAGACCATGGAGCACCTTGACTCCGTGAGCTGCGATGTTGGGGTTGCTCTTGATGGCGGCAGCATTGTAGAGGTTACCGAAGCCACCGAAATACCTCTGAGTCCAGGGGTAAACGATCAGACACCTGAGAAGAAACAATTGTCATGtgttaaaacaagaaaatacagaGAATTTGTCAAAAAGTATAAAGTTGTGTGTACCTGCACAGAGCCTTGGGGCCGATGTCCTCATAGTCCAGGCTGGAGAAGATGCCGGTGATGGTCTTGAGTTCTTCTGGAGTCCAGACAACCATGGCTGCTCttgggtattttttttcttttattcaaagCAAATGAAGCTGAATGAAGCTTCAGTTGGACGTGTGTGTCTTTATAAATGGTTGAAGGTCATCTCCACCCTAAAGGGGCAGCAGCTTCTGATTGGCTACAGATGAAGACTGAGATAAAGCCTCAACTTCTCCAGAAGGTTCTGGACATTTCCAACCACCACATTTAATGTAGTAATAGATTTATAATTCATATTTATAAAGATTCATTTTGGGAAAACAGAACGTTCTCAGGTCAAATTGAAGAAAAGATTTTATGCTGTGAAGTAAAAATAATGAAGGTCAATATTTGACCATGTGAGAGAACAAGGACAACATTTTAATAACAGATTTTCTAATTATTAAAGATTgacataataatattaaatacagtTGAGGTgcagtttttaattaaatgctgTAAATGATTTTACACAATGCTTAAATACTCCAAATCTAATTTCATGTAAGTCGTGAGGTTTATGAAAAGATAAAATTTGAACGGGTGGGTGTGCCAACAGTGAAATTGGCATCCTTATCTTGAAAGTTGCAGcgctgaattttttttttttaacaaattggTTGTTTGTTGATTCAGTGAAAAACAGCACAGACAGAGTTAAATCCATTTAAAAACTTGAAatggcatttattttatttttttaatttaatctaaacAATTGCATTCCTAATTTGAAGTAGTGGAATGTTTactggacaaaataaaacagcaaatcaTCACAAGTCAAATAACTTCACCTGTTTTGAAATGATATGTACCGTCGAGTTGAGCTTTATCAGTTTTACCCAGTGTTTGACCTTTCTCCAAGGTCAAACACttgtaaattacattttgttgtcATGTTAACATCTACATGTTATATATTTATGACTGAAATCCCTATTTTCCTAAGACAATTCAATCAAGAAATACAAGTTGTACACTTGaagtaatgcttttattttgcattattaTTTGCATTGAGCCCTGTGGTGACCCCCAGGGCTCAATCCTCGGCCCTAttctttttgcacttttttttccagtctaAATAttaagtatataagtatatataaatgttattatcATTTATACACACAACAACCTTTATTTAAGATTATCtgcatgtataaatataaatgtgtcatttatagattttttttatagatttatagGTTACATTATCGATACATTTTTAGTTTGCGCAAACTTGTTTGAGTGTTTCCACTTTAATGTTGTcaaccatttctttttttcagtatatatatatattaactttAATTAAGATTATTtgcatgtataaataaaaatgtat from Solea solea chromosome 21, fSolSol10.1, whole genome shotgun sequence includes the following:
- the LOC131448508 gene encoding hemoglobin subunit beta-1-like, with the protein product MVVWTESELSIINSIFSSLDYEDIGPKALCRCLIVYPWTQRYFGGFGNLYNAAAIKGNPNITAHGIKILHGLDRAVKNMDSIKETYAELSTLHSEKLHVDPDNFTLLADCLTIEIAAKLGEDFPAETQGTFQKFLAVVVNALGKQYH
- the LOC131448506 gene encoding hemoglobin subunit beta-1-like; its protein translation is MVVWTPEELKTITGIFSSLDYEDIGPKALCRCLIVYPWTQRYFGGFGNLYNAAAIKSNPNIAAHGVKVLHGLDRAVKNMDNIKGTYAELSTLHSEKLHVDPDNFNLLADCLTIVIASKMGEDFTPETQATFQKFLAVVVNALGKQYY